A stretch of DNA from Nocardioides sp. Arc9.136:
GCACGTCACAGGACGGTTGACCCCGGCGCGCCGTGCGCGCGAGCGTCGGCGGGCCCGCCTAGCGTCGGTCGGGTGACCGACCGCTACGGACCCGACGTCCTCTCCACCGACTGGCGCGCCCCGAAGCGCGGCCGCGCCGTCGAGGCGCCCGCCGAGATCGGGGCCGTCGTGGAGGAGGTCAGCACCGACTGGGTCGGCGAGATCGTCGCCGTCGACCGCGACCTGCACACCGTCACCCTCGAGGACCGGCGCGACCGCCGCCGCACCTTCCCGCTCGGGGCCGGGTTCCTGCTCGAGGGCAAGCCCGTGATCCTCACGGCCCCGGTCCGTCGGACGGCGCCGGCCAGACCGACGCGCACCGCGTCGGGATCGATCGCGGTGCGCGACGCCAAGGCCCGGGTCGCGCGCGCCAGCCGGATCTTCGTCGAGGGCCGCCACGACGCCGAGCTCGTCGAGAAGGTCTGGGGCGACGACCTGCGCATCGAGGGCGTCGTGGTCGAGTACCTCGACGGCATCGACGACCTCTCCGAGCAGCTGCGCGACTTCCGACCCGGCCCGAACCGGCGCGTCGGCGTGCTCGTCGACCACCTCGTCAAGGGGTCCAAGGAGAGCCGGATCGCCGACGCCGTCCGTCGCAC
This window harbors:
- a CDS encoding DUF3097 domain-containing protein, giving the protein MTDRYGPDVLSTDWRAPKRGRAVEAPAEIGAVVEEVSTDWVGEIVAVDRDLHTVTLEDRRDRRRTFPLGAGFLLEGKPVILTAPVRRTAPARPTRTASGSIAVRDAKARVARASRIFVEGRHDAELVEKVWGDDLRIEGVVVEYLDGIDDLSEQLRDFRPGPNRRVGVLVDHLVKGSKESRIADAVRRTPVGKHVLIVGHPFIDIWAAVKPERLGLDAWPDVPRHLEWKKGVCQQLGWPHRDQADIARAWKHILSKVHSFGDCEPALLGRVEELIDFVTEEQP